CGATTTCCGGAAGTGGCGAAGTCACGGCTACCGAACCGTTTTTGCTGATAAACACCTCGATCAGGATCTTCTCCACCAGCTCCCCAAGGTGCTCAGCCAGTTCAGCCGCAGGGATCAGCCCGTTTTCCACCAGATAACGGGTGAAGGACAGCCCGGAATTTCTGCTTTCGGTCAGCGCCTGGAAGACCTTGACTTCACTCATGGCACCGCACTTGACCAGGTACTCACCCAGGCGATACCCCTTTTTCTGCGATGACACGAACACGATCTTGCCGTTTTCCATGCAGAGGTTCATGTCATTGCCGTTTTCAAGGGTGACATTCACTACACAGGAGAGACGGTTCATGTCGATCCACTGCAGCACATCCGGGATCGGCATAAAATTCAGATCGACATTGAAAAGCACTGCCATGAGCTTCACCTTCTGTTTGTTATCGCCACCTTTGTAATCTGTTCGGCCTCAGCAACAAAAAGTTAAGCGCTCTTAAAACGGCTCGTCGCTATTGTCGCTCCCCGGGCCATGAGCACCCTGCGGTCAGGATTACCGGCCAGGTGCAACAGGATCCGGAAAACAGTCTCAGTCTCTCCTTCATCCCCCACGGCCCCGGCCAGCTCAAGCGCAGTAAACTCGACTCCCGGCTGGGAGCTGAGCCGCGCCATAATCTTCGCCTGCAGGGCAAGCACCGCGGTGGCCGCCTTTTTCCCCGCTTCCACCCCTGGCTGATGATAGGCATTGATCCCGACCAGCGCTGCGTAGAAGCCGACAGCCCGTTCGTACAGGGCGATCAGGGTGCCGATGCTTGCCGCATCGAGCCGTTCGATGGTAATGGTCAGCGATTCCCGCCCTTTCCCGGCCAACGCCTTGCGCGTTCCCTGCAGGAATCCGGCAAGATAATCGCCGCTGGTAACACCGGGCTCAACCTCCAGCGACTTTCCGGGCCGGTCCTGCAACACCTCGATAAAGGTTACGAAAAAGTTGTTGATCCCTTCGCGGAGCTGCTGCACATAGGCGTGCTGGTCAGTGGCCCCTTTGTTGCCATAAACCGAGATGCCCTGGTTGACCACCGTGCCGGTCAGGTCGAGTTCCTTGCCGATCGACTCCATGATCAGCTGCTGCAGATAGCGGGAGAACAGCAGCAGCCGGTCCTTGTACGGCAACACCACCATATCCTTTTCGCCGCGGCCGTTAGTGGCGTAATGCCACATCAGCGCCAGCAGTGCCGCCGGATTGCTCCGGGTCTCCCGGCGTCGGGTCAGTTCGTCGCAAACCTGCGCCCCTTTGAGCAGAGCGTCGATATCAATCCCCTGCAACGCCGCCGGAAGCAGGCCGACCGCCGAGGTGACCGAGGTGCGGCCACCAACCCAGTCCCACATCGGAAAGCGCGCCAGCCACCCCCCGGCGACAGCGGCCTTGTCTAGCTCACTCCCGGCACCGGTCACAGCCACCGCATATTTCGCAAACTCCAGCCCTGCGGCGTCGAACGCGGCCTGGGCTTCCACCATGCCATTCCTGGTCTCCTTGGTGCCGCCGCTTTTGGAGATGACCACCACCAGGGTTTCAGCCAGCGCCGGACCGATCTCGGCCAGCACCTTGTCCATGCCGTCCGGATCGGTATTGTCGAAGAAATAGGGCTTTAACCGGTCACTGGCTCCCCCCAGGGCATCGGCCACAAACTGCGGCCCCAAGGCGGAACCGCCGATACCGATCACCAGGAGCCGGGTGAAGCCGCTCCTCCCCGGAGGGGCAATCTCACCGGCATGAATAGCAGCGCTAAACTCCTTGACCGCCCGGACGCTGAACTCGATCTCGGCAGCAATGCCGCTATCCGGCGCCAGCCCCGGATTCCTGAGCCAGTAATGGCCGACCATCCGGTTCTCGTCCGGGTTGGCGATCGCCCCACTCTCCAGCGCCGTCATGGCGTTGAACGCCTCCTGCATGGCAGGTTCCATCGTTGCGAAAAAATCGTCGTTAAAAGCCATCCCGCTGACATCGATCAGCATTCCGGCTTCAGGACAATCACACAGATATTTCTGATATCGTTCCCAGTTAGCTGACATGACCCCTCCGTTGTTATCTTCGTAGCAAATTGTAACTATTGTCAGGCAAGCTGCGCCTCAGGAACAGGATGCTGTCAACTGCAGCAGATCACTCCCTGGCTGACAATGTCCGCCATCAGCCGGAACTCCCCTGCCAGGTCCACAACCCGCACATATTCGGCAAGCCCGGCATCGTCGGGGAGCAGGTCGGCCAGACGGTTGGGGAGCTGCGACAGCAGCCGTTCATTGGTCAGGCACCCCTTTTCCTCTGGATACACGGCAACATAGAAGATCCCCGACTCCACCAGGTCCTGGAAAAAGTGCGAGCCGAAAGAAAGCTCCGGTGCCAGGCTTCCCAAGGAAAATGCCTGTTCGGCAAGGGCCGCCATCCGGTCAATCTCGGCAAAGCGCACCGGCACCCCCATCTCCGGCGTAGTGGTGCCGAGTCGACCGGGAGCCATCAGCAGCGTCGGCAGCTCCTCGCGCGACGGGATCAACCGGTTGAGACGCCCTACGATCCGGGCGATTTCATAGCGCTCGTTCAACGGCAAGGCCAGGAAGGCGCCGCTGGGGATATGGATCACCCTTCGGATCGGCATATGGATGCTGCCACCCAGGAAATGCCCCTGGGAGCGGAAAAGCACGGCATCTTCCGGCAGGTCGCCGGGAATCTCGACCCTTTGAACCTGCACTCCCCTAGTCTGCAGCGGCCGGCACTGGACCAGGTTCAGCCTCAGCCCGCCGCTCGACGACGAGGTAGCGGTAAACTCGACGTCCACCGGGTAATTATAGGCCCGTTCCAGGGTGGCCAGGAGCCGCCCCATGACCTCCGGGAAATCCTGGCCGCTAAGAAGCCGGTCAAAGGTCAGCCCTTTTTCGACTCCTCTCCCCCCGCGCCGCGGCAGCGTGGTGCCGTATGACCGGTACACCTCCGGCAGCTCCACCCCTTCGGCCAGCAACGTGGAGATCGGCATGGTGCGGCACTCGTTCTCCTCGATGTCCAGCAGGTCGATCTGCCGCTGGCAGAACCGCTGGCCGCTCTCAGGAGTGCCGAACGGAACCATGGTCGGATGATCCAGCGAGACAATCCGGGTATAATCGCCTGCTACCCGCGCCGTGGCACGGGTTCCCAGGCCGAATACCAGCCGCAGCATCCCGGCATGAGGATCTACCGACTCATCCCAGACAAAGGTATTGTAAGAAAGGCCGACCCCGGCAATCTCAGGGAAGAAATAGCGGCCATGGTAGGCACCGGCAACCCGCTGTACCAGAAGCGCCATCTGCTCCTCCTGGCGGTCCAGCCCCCGCTGCAGCCGATACTGCAGGGCATCTTCGCTCATGGTGCTGGCATAGGCCAGCCGTACCGCCTCTTCGAACTGGCAGTAACGCTCCTCCGGGGTCCCCTGGTTGACACAGAAGAAGCTGCCATACTTGCCGGCAAAGGCATTGCCGAAACCGTCTTCCTGCAGGCTGCTGAGCCGCACAATGATCGGGTACTGGCCGAAGTACTCCAGCAGCTTCTGAAACTCCTCGCAGATCCCGGCCGGGAAAGAGCCGAGCAGCAAAAGCTTGCGGAGCTTGGCCGCCCCTTCCAGGTAGCCCTCCGGACTCTTGTGCTCCATGAACACCTTCCACCAGCCGTTATGCACCAGATAGGTGTGAAACAGGTCCGAGCCGATGAAGAACGAATCATGGGGTTCAAGCACGCCGCTCCAGTCAAAATCCTGGTCCCGCTCCAAGATGGCCCTGGCAACAACCATCCCAGCGGCCTTGCCGCCGATGTAGCCGGTGCCGATCATCCGTTCCTTGATCCAGAGAAAGTCCTCCAGCGTTACATGGCGCCGCGCCAGCGCCAGCATCCGCTTATCCGAGCCGAACAGTAGTCGGCAGAGATTGTCCACCATTGCCTGACGGCTCCGGTCGCTCCCCTTGCCGCGAGCCAGCTTCCTGGCCTTCATGAACAGCCATTCCCAATGATCGATATGCGGCACCGCTTTTTCCGTCCTGGTGCCATGCAGCCCGATAAACAGCGTGGAAGCGTCGCAGCTCGCCTTGACCGGCTCGAAGCGGTCGCCCTGATGACGGTGCGGCAGGAACATGGTCGGGGAAGAACGGCGCCAGACCTTGAGCGGATGCAGGATCGACTCCCCCTCAAAACTGTGCAGGTCGAGCAGCAGCTGGGTGGTGGAGCGGATCCGGGCAATGGTCGAAAAAGGGTGAGTCCCCCGGATCAGGGGGAAGTAGGCGATGGTGTCCAGCTCAAACAGGTAGGGACAGGTCACTGAGAAGAAATTGCCGATCATGGCATCGGTGGCCCAGGCGTCAAGCAGGCTTGACAGGCAGTCGAAAAGGTAAAATGCCTCCCGCCCCTCCTGACCGATGATCTCGTGGAGCTTGACGGTAAACGATTCAAAACCACGCAGGGCATCGAGGTTGTGGACCGTAACTTGTGGCAAGTTTTCCACCAGCGGCTCGTGGCCGGCAAAGCGGATATACACGACCCGCCGGCCGGCAGCAAGTGCAGATGCCACAAACGGCCGGACATAGGCATGGAAGTCTTCGATCCGGTCAACGCGCCAGACTACGTTATCCCCGAGCCGCAGTCCGCCGAGGATCGAGTCGAGACCGGGCAGACCGGTGGTGACGAATCCGGCAGGCTTATCCTGATCCGGCGCGTCCGGGCTTACCGGCTCAGGCTCGAACCGCTCCTCCCGGTAACAGGCCAGCTCCTGGCTGACAATATCGGCCAACAGGGTAAACCGTTCCGGCAAGTCCACAATGCGGATCACCTCGGCAAAGCGGGCATCGTCGGGCAGCAGCTCTTCCAGGCGATTCGGCAGCGCTGCCAGCAGTCCGTCGTTCAGGAAGCACCCTTTCCGCTCCGGGTGCAGGGCCACATAAAATATCCCCGACTCCACCAGATCCTGGAAGAAATGGGAACCGAACGACAGCTCCGGCATCAGGCCGCCTGCGGAAAAGGCAACTTCCGCCAGCACGCTCACTGAATTGAACTCGGCGAACCGCACCGGAACCCCGAGCGACGGGGTGGTAGTCCCCCATCTCCCCGGCCCCATCAGCAGCGTCGGCAGCTCTTCCCGCGACGGGATCATCCGGTTGAGGCGGCCAATGATCCGTGCCAGCTCGTATTTGTCGGACAGGGTCAGGGAGGTGTACCGTTCCGGATCGACCGAGATCACCCGCTGCAACGGCTGGACAATGCTCCCGCCCATGAAGCTCCCCCGCGACCGGAACAGCGAATCCTCATCGGGTCTGAGCGGTATCTCCACCCGCATCGACTGCACGCCGCGGGTCTGAAGCGGCCGGCACTGGACGATATTGATTGCCAGGTTGCGTTCATCAATGAAATTGCCGGTAAACTCCACATCCACCGGATAGCCGTAGGTCTTTTCCAGGGTAGCCAGCAACCGGCGCATGGTCTCGCTAAAGCCGGTCCGGGTCAGGAGCCGCTCAAAGGTCACGATCAGGCCGGAAACGTCCCGGTTACCGAACAGCTCCAGCGGCAGCCGGTGTTCCTGGCCAAGGAGCTCCCGCAGGGAGATGGTGCGGATGTCATTTGCCGCAATATCCAGCAGGTCCACATCCCGCTGGGTAAAACGCCGCAGGTCATCCTGGTCACCCATCGGCAGCAGCATCGGCTGGTCCAGGGAGACGATCCGCGGATAGTCCCCCTCCACGCGGTCAACCGCCCTGGTGCCCAGCCCGACGACCATCCGGAGCATCCCGGCAGTCGGGTCGATGGATGGGTGCCAGACAAAGGTGTTATAGGAGATGCCAACCCCGGCAAAGGCCGGGAAGAAATAGTCCCCCTGCCGCCTGCCGGACACGCGCTGCACCAGGATTGCCATCCGCTCTTCCCGGCTGGCAAGACCGCGCCGCAAACGGTACTGCAGCGCCTCCTCGCTCATGGTGCTGAGGTAAATCCGCCGCACCGCTGCCTCGAACTGCAGCAAGCGCTGTTCCAGGGGACCCTGGTTGACGCAGAAGAAACTGTCGTACTTGCCGGCAAAGGCGTTGCCGAAGCCGTCTTCCATAAGGCTTGAGGAACGGGCAATGATCGGGAACTGGCCGTAATGGTCCAGCATCCTGCGGAACTCGGCGCGGATCGTTGGTGGGAATTCCCCTTCCGGGAACAGGTCGCGCAGCCGGGCAGCGCCGCTCAGATAGCCGGCCTCGCTCCGCTGCTCGCGCATGATATCGAGCCAACCGTTGTGCTCGATAAAGGCGTCAAAGACATCGGTGCCGACGAAAAAAGAGTCGTGCGGCTCCAGCATCTGCTCCCAGCCGCCGTCCCGGTCAGCCCGGAGGATGGCCCGGCTCAGCAGCATGCCGACCGCCTTGCCGCCGATGAAGCCGCTGCCGATGATACGCGCCTTGATTGCCTGCAAATCGTCGAGAGAGAAATAACGGCGGACCAGGGCCAGCATCCGCTCTTCGCGCCCCATGAACTGGGCGCAGAGGTCATCTTTGGTAGGATTGGCAGAGGTATCGGATTTCACGGAAGCTCTTTCAAATTTTCATTATTGGAGCGCAGATCAAGCGACAGAAGGATTTCGTCTTTCCCGCACGTAATGGTGGTCGCATGTAGGGGCGGTTCGCGAACCGCCCCTACGTCATAGACCATTTTACCCTAAGATCTCGGGATGTCTTGTAACCGTCCCAGAAATTCCCTCATTGGATTCTTGAAATGCCATATATTTCCGTGATTGCGTGACAGGGCAAGATGTACCAGCTAAGCTCAGCGAAGCCAGTGTGTCGCCGCTAGTTATTCGGTTTAATCAACACAGACTTCTTTTGCTGAGCCGGCTTCAAGTATTTTATTGCATCCTACAAGATAAACACTTCCAGAGCATTTACCCTTTGTAAAGGAGAGGATACCAAATATTTTGCTGCTCAAGCAGTACCCTTCGCATTCAGAGGAATCCGAGCAACTTTTACCTTTATCTTTGGTTGGCAAATCACAAATCTTAGGCCGTTGGTTACCTGGCATCCCTGGCGACCACCACGTTCCCCCAAGTTTGCGACACTCAGCTTCAGTTTTAATCTGAGATTGTTTATGTTCTTTTATCTCAAACGCGCCAGCAGTCCCGACAGTAATGGCTAAAAACAAAACAAGGACAAAAATACGAGATGGCATGCTTTCCCTTTCAATTTCTTGCACCTAACAAATATATGCCCCCATGGCATCTAGCATTATATGCTTTGGAGTCTCCAAAAGAAATTTCAGTTAAATCAATCTCATTGTCAAAAGCTTACGACATGTAACATATCAGCGGGAAGGGGTCAAACGGTGATAGGTGGCGGGGTTGTTGTAGGGGCGGTTCGCGAACCGCCCCTACCAATCGTACAACAACCGATCACACAATTAATTGCGGCCTACTGACATGCCGGATTTTCCTTATCAAATTCCCATTTTAACGGGTTGTTGATTATATATTCCTGAGCCCGAGTCAATTCATCTTCGTTGCGGATCACCCGTTCGTAATAGTTGCGCTGCCAGACAGTACAGCCGGGGTTGTTGCGAATGATGTTTATCTGCTTGGTTGATACGGTCTTGAATGCCCCGATCAAACGACCCAGGGATTTCGTCTTTTCAGCATGTAGGAGCGGTTCGCGAACCGCCCCTACGTTGTTAATCACGATGATTCCATGAAGATGATTCGGCATTACCACAGATCCTTCTAACGCAACATAATCGTATTGTGATGCCAACCAATTCCAAGAATCAACAACCACCCGCCCGAAATCATTCAGCAGCATTTTCCCATCAACAATTTCACCGAACAGGCATTCCCGTTGCCAGGCGCATATGGTCACGAAATAGGCACCGGATTGTGAATAATCGTAATTCTTCAGGCGGATGGAACGACGGTGGTGGATGTCGCGATTGAAAATCATGTTACCCATATATTGAGGCGGTTCGCATGTAGGGGCGGTTCGCGAACCGCCCCTACGGCTTCAGAAACAGGTCCACCCGGTAACCGGCAGTCTCGGCCCGTTTCACCAGCGCTGCAGCACCCTTGGCTACCGCTTTTTCCCTGGCAGCGGATACCTTGCCGCTCCTGGCGAGTCCTGCCTCATTGACCAGAGTAGCCAGCTCCAGCCAGGCGACTAGCAGCTCCCAGCGCTCCTTGACAAACCATTCATGCGGGCCGCTGCTATGGCGGCCGATAAAGGCCGCGACATTGCGGTCAAGGAGGAGATCTTCCAGCCACTCCTCCTGCTCCTTTACCGGCAGAGCCAGTAGCTCCTGCCAATGAAGCATGGCTTTGAACAGGCGGATGATGCTCACTACATCAAGAGTTGCCAGCGGGTCATCCACGCCGCCACCCTCGGCATAGAGTTCATCGCGGATCGGCCGGACCAGCCCGAAGCGCTCCACCAGTTCAGTGGTCACCGCTGGCGGTTCATCCCCCTCTTCCAGTTCACCGATACGGTGCAGGCAGAGCCAGGCAAAGGCCAGCAGTTGCGCGGTATATCCGGAAACAGGATGCGTTGCTGATTTCCCCTCAGCAAGGCTTTCCAGGTAGAGCAGCTCTTTGGCCACTGCCGTTACAATCGGCTCCGGCGCACCGGTCAGTAAGGCCAGACCGGCCAGCTCCCCGATAAACCGATGAAGATCGTCTTGGAAGGCGTCCCGGATCTTTTTCAGGCTTTTTGCGTCCAGTTCACCGAAATCTCCGGTGAGCAGCCCGGCATGGCGATCGAGAATATCCTCCAGACTGTCGAGCAGCGGGCCAAACCTGACCAGCTTCACCTCTTCGTCGATGCTCTCCACCGGCCGCCCCTGCAGCTGGTGGCAGAGAGTACCCCAGGTGCCGTATTCGTCGTCCCACACCTCGCGGAAATCCATGAAGGCATGGTATTCGTACGCCTCCATCTCCACGAACAGCCCCTCATTGAACAGTTCCCGGCCGTTGCGGATATATTCGAGACCGCTGGCATAATCGCGGAAGATGTAGTAGTGCCGACCATCCCCCTTGAAGCCAAGCGCCTCGCCGAGCAAGGTCTGGCGAAGAACCATCTCTTCACCGTTGCCGGTCCTGACCGCAAAGGCGGTGGAACTCCGGAGCCAGCCGGCGGTCGAGGCGAAACGGTTGTGGAAGACAATGATCGCCCGGTGTTCGCCGACCCGGTTGGAGTAGGCGTAGACATCCTCGTTGACCGAGCCGCCCACCCAGAAATCATAGAAGGTGAAGTTGTCGGCCCCGGAGAAGAGCCAGCGGCGGCGCATCAGCGGGAAGATCCGCCGTTCGTGCTCCCGCACCAGGTGCTCATCCACCGGTTCGTCCCAGTAGGCCCGCTTGTATTCCATGCCGTATTTCTCGTGGAACCCTTCCACCTGGCCGTGGCCGAGCATCGGCAGGCCGGGCATGGTCACCAGCAGCACGCAGGCGCCGAAATACTTGTTCTCCTTGCCGAACTGCTCCACTGCGGTCTTTTCGTCCGGGTTGTTCATGAAGTTGACGAAGCGCTGCAGCACCTGGGGGTTGAACTCCAGGACGTTCTTCACGGTCTGGCGGTACTTGGCGTTCTCCTCCATCTTCAGCATGTTCATGAAGGCGCTGTTATAGACCCGGTGCATCCCAAGGGTCCGGACGAAATACCCTTCCATGAGCCAGAACGCCTCGGCCAGCAGCAGGGTATCGGCAGCCTCAACCGCCACCCGATCCACCACCTGGCGCCAGAACTCCTCGGGCATGGCGTTGTCAAACTGCTCCCTGGTCATGCCATGTTCGGCCCGCGATGCCACCCCGCCATGACCGGGCTGGGGGAACCAGAGCCGCTGGTAATGCTTCTTGGACAGGGTCATGGCAGCATCGAAGCGGATGATCGGGAACATGCGCGCCACGTGGAGGATGGTGCCGGCAGCTGCCTCGCGCACCTCGGGATTCAGGTAATTGAGCTGGGCCGTGTCGTTCCAGGGGGTGCTGGTGCCGTCGTTGCCGTGGTAGATGTAGCGGGTCCGGCCGTCCCGGTGATCGTAATACTTGAAGACCACCGCGGCATCGCGCCGCTCCCAGTAGCCGTCCTCGATATGCAGGCTGATCTCCGGCGACGATGACAGGTCCGGGCCGGTGAAGCTGTAGCCGGGATACGGCGGGTAATCGAGCTGGACGAACCAGTCCGGGTGCTCCAGGATCCATTTGGAGTAAATGCCGGTGTGGTTCGGCACCATGTCGCTGGCCAGCCTTATGCCACGCTGCAGCGCCCGCTCCTTGAGGTTCCAGAGCGCCGGCTCGCCCCCTAAGTCATGGGCAATAGTGTAGTCAAAGAGGGAATAGGCAGAGGAAATGGCTTCCGGATTGCCGCAGAGCTGCTTGATCCGCTGGGACGCGGGCGACCGCTCCCAGATGCCGATCAGCCAGAGCCCGGTGACTCCCCAGCGGGCCAGACGGTCCAGTTCGGCGTCCGGAATCCGGTCAAGAGTCCTGATCTCTTCACCATACTCACTGGAGAGCTGCCCCAGCCAGACGTAGACCATCTTGGCCAGCAGCACCACGTTCGGCATCCAGTCAGTATCGGCGGAAAACCGCTCCGGCTCCGGGTAATAATCGTTGACCCCGCTCCCGGGACCGAACTCCAGGACATCGATTCCGCCCGGCTCGCCACGAGGGGCAAAGACCCGGCTCTCCTGCTCGACAATGGCAAAAACGGTCTGGATCTCGACCAGGAGATCCTTGGGAAGGACCGCCTGCCACTCGCGACGGATGAAGGCCAGCTGGTCGTACAAGGAATTGGGCGCAGCCTTCAGCGGGAGACGCAGCAGTTCGGCCAGCGGCAGATCGAACGGCGCCACCGGCGGCGCCTTGATCAGCTCCCGTTCTATACCGGAACATGCCTGCAGATAATGGCTGGTAGCGACCAGCTCGCTATCGTCCAGGATCTCCCGGAAACTGTCGATTGCCCTGTTCTCGGCAGCGACCCTGATGAGCAGCATTTCCCGGAACAGCTGATAGTTGCGCTGATCGCGCCCCTCGGAGGCATTCAGCCAAGTCGCGAAATCCAGATAGCTGTCAGCAAGCACTGCCTCGGGTGGGAAGATTTCACCGAACCGGACCGCCAGCGAGGTAAATTCCGGAGAGTCCAAGGGAAAACCGCTCTTTTCCAGGAGTATCGACAGCAGTCCCGGCTCCTGCTCGAAGAAATAACGATCGCAGATAATGCGGTAGACGCGATTCAGCAGCGCATAAAGATTCAGAGCCCCTGCCTGGACCGGCTCGCCTTTCCGGCCGGGCCTTGCTGAGATGCGAGCGGCAAGCTCCCGGAAAAACATGACAACCGGGAGCTGCTGACTACGAATCCCTTGTGTGACCTCGGCAAGCCCCAAGGCGTGCCACGATGCACGATTTACCTGGATTTCGTATGAAAAATATTCCGTAAGTTTGTTCTCTGGGGACATCGGGTTCCTCTGGGACGATCAATGCAGATTCTTGGCGTTAGCAGGCTGTTACTGGATTATGCCACAGTTGCGGTCATTCACAACCTTTTCTTCTTTTCACACATTCTCAGTAAACCGGACACACAACTGTAACAATCTCTTGATAATCTGTTAACATTTCCATGAGGAGTTTATGCCGATGAAAATTCTTATCATCG
This window of the Geoanaerobacter pelophilus genome carries:
- a CDS encoding glucose-6-phosphate isomerase; translated protein: MSANWERYQKYLCDCPEAGMLIDVSGMAFNDDFFATMEPAMQEAFNAMTALESGAIANPDENRMVGHYWLRNPGLAPDSGIAAEIEFSVRAVKEFSAAIHAGEIAPPGRSGFTRLLVIGIGGSALGPQFVADALGGASDRLKPYFFDNTDPDGMDKVLAEIGPALAETLVVVISKSGGTKETRNGMVEAQAAFDAAGLEFAKYAVAVTGAGSELDKAAVAGGWLARFPMWDWVGGRTSVTSAVGLLPAALQGIDIDALLKGAQVCDELTRRRETRSNPAALLALMWHYATNGRGEKDMVVLPYKDRLLLFSRYLQQLIMESIGKELDLTGTVVNQGISVYGNKGATDQHAYVQQLREGINNFFVTFIEVLQDRPGKSLEVEPGVTSGDYLAGFLQGTRKALAGKGRESLTITIERLDAASIGTLIALYERAVGFYAALVGINAYHQPGVEAGKKAATAVLALQAKIMARLSSQPGVEFTALELAGAVGDEGETETVFRILLHLAGNPDRRVLMARGATIATSRFKSA
- a CDS encoding PEP/pyruvate-binding domain-containing protein; this translates as MKSDTSANPTKDDLCAQFMGREERMLALVRRYFSLDDLQAIKARIIGSGFIGGKAVGMLLSRAILRADRDGGWEQMLEPHDSFFVGTDVFDAFIEHNGWLDIMREQRSEAGYLSGAARLRDLFPEGEFPPTIRAEFRRMLDHYGQFPIIARSSSLMEDGFGNAFAGKYDSFFCVNQGPLEQRLLQFEAAVRRIYLSTMSEEALQYRLRRGLASREERMAILVQRVSGRRQGDYFFPAFAGVGISYNTFVWHPSIDPTAGMLRMVVGLGTRAVDRVEGDYPRIVSLDQPMLLPMGDQDDLRRFTQRDVDLLDIAANDIRTISLRELLGQEHRLPLELFGNRDVSGLIVTFERLLTRTGFSETMRRLLATLEKTYGYPVDVEFTGNFIDERNLAINIVQCRPLQTRGVQSMRVEIPLRPDEDSLFRSRGSFMGGSIVQPLQRVISVDPERYTSLTLSDKYELARIIGRLNRMIPSREELPTLLMGPGRWGTTTPSLGVPVRFAEFNSVSVLAEVAFSAGGLMPELSFGSHFFQDLVESGIFYVALHPERKGCFLNDGLLAALPNRLEELLPDDARFAEVIRIVDLPERFTLLADIVSQELACYREERFEPEPVSPDAPDQDKPAGFVTTGLPGLDSILGGLRLGDNVVWRVDRIEDFHAYVRPFVASALAAGRRVVYIRFAGHEPLVENLPQVTVHNLDALRGFESFTVKLHEIIGQEGREAFYLFDCLSSLLDAWATDAMIGNFFSVTCPYLFELDTIAYFPLIRGTHPFSTIARIRSTTQLLLDLHSFEGESILHPLKVWRRSSPTMFLPHRHQGDRFEPVKASCDASTLFIGLHGTRTEKAVPHIDHWEWLFMKARKLARGKGSDRSRQAMVDNLCRLLFGSDKRMLALARRHVTLEDFLWIKERMIGTGYIGGKAAGMVVARAILERDQDFDWSGVLEPHDSFFIGSDLFHTYLVHNGWWKVFMEHKSPEGYLEGAAKLRKLLLLGSFPAGICEEFQKLLEYFGQYPIIVRLSSLQEDGFGNAFAGKYGSFFCVNQGTPEERYCQFEEAVRLAYASTMSEDALQYRLQRGLDRQEEQMALLVQRVAGAYHGRYFFPEIAGVGLSYNTFVWDESVDPHAGMLRLVFGLGTRATARVAGDYTRIVSLDHPTMVPFGTPESGQRFCQRQIDLLDIEENECRTMPISTLLAEGVELPEVYRSYGTTLPRRGGRGVEKGLTFDRLLSGQDFPEVMGRLLATLERAYNYPVDVEFTATSSSSGGLRLNLVQCRPLQTRGVQVQRVEIPGDLPEDAVLFRSQGHFLGGSIHMPIRRVIHIPSGAFLALPLNERYEIARIVGRLNRLIPSREELPTLLMAPGRLGTTTPEMGVPVRFAEIDRMAALAEQAFSLGSLAPELSFGSHFFQDLVESGIFYVAVYPEEKGCLTNERLLSQLPNRLADLLPDDAGLAEYVRVVDLAGEFRLMADIVSQGVICCS
- a CDS encoding transposase, with translation MIFNRDIHHRRSIRLKNYDYSQSGAYFVTICAWQRECLFGEIVDGKMLLNDFGRVVVDSWNWLASQYDYVALEGSVVMPNHLHGIIVINNVGAVREPLLHAEKTKSLGRLIGAFKTVSTKQINIIRNNPGCTVWQRNYYERVIRNEDELTRAQEYIINNPLKWEFDKENPACQ
- a CDS encoding alpha-amylase family glycosyl hydrolase; its protein translation is MSPENKLTEYFSYEIQVNRASWHALGLAEVTQGIRSQQLPVVMFFRELAARISARPGRKGEPVQAGALNLYALLNRVYRIICDRYFFEQEPGLLSILLEKSGFPLDSPEFTSLAVRFGEIFPPEAVLADSYLDFATWLNASEGRDQRNYQLFREMLLIRVAAENRAIDSFREILDDSELVATSHYLQACSGIERELIKAPPVAPFDLPLAELLRLPLKAAPNSLYDQLAFIRREWQAVLPKDLLVEIQTVFAIVEQESRVFAPRGEPGGIDVLEFGPGSGVNDYYPEPERFSADTDWMPNVVLLAKMVYVWLGQLSSEYGEEIRTLDRIPDAELDRLARWGVTGLWLIGIWERSPASQRIKQLCGNPEAISSAYSLFDYTIAHDLGGEPALWNLKERALQRGIRLASDMVPNHTGIYSKWILEHPDWFVQLDYPPYPGYSFTGPDLSSSPEISLHIEDGYWERRDAAVVFKYYDHRDGRTRYIYHGNDGTSTPWNDTAQLNYLNPEVREAAAGTILHVARMFPIIRFDAAMTLSKKHYQRLWFPQPGHGGVASRAEHGMTREQFDNAMPEEFWRQVVDRVAVEAADTLLLAEAFWLMEGYFVRTLGMHRVYNSAFMNMLKMEENAKYRQTVKNVLEFNPQVLQRFVNFMNNPDEKTAVEQFGKENKYFGACVLLVTMPGLPMLGHGQVEGFHEKYGMEYKRAYWDEPVDEHLVREHERRIFPLMRRRWLFSGADNFTFYDFWVGGSVNEDVYAYSNRVGEHRAIIVFHNRFASTAGWLRSSTAFAVRTGNGEEMVLRQTLLGEALGFKGDGRHYYIFRDYASGLEYIRNGRELFNEGLFVEMEAYEYHAFMDFREVWDDEYGTWGTLCHQLQGRPVESIDEEVKLVRFGPLLDSLEDILDRHAGLLTGDFGELDAKSLKKIRDAFQDDLHRFIGELAGLALLTGAPEPIVTAVAKELLYLESLAEGKSATHPVSGYTAQLLAFAWLCLHRIGELEEGDEPPAVTTELVERFGLVRPIRDELYAEGGGVDDPLATLDVVSIIRLFKAMLHWQELLALPVKEQEEWLEDLLLDRNVAAFIGRHSSGPHEWFVKERWELLVAWLELATLVNEAGLARSGKVSAAREKAVAKGAAALVKRAETAGYRVDLFLKP